Proteins co-encoded in one Anolis carolinensis isolate JA03-04 unplaced genomic scaffold, rAnoCar3.1.pri scaffold_9, whole genome shotgun sequence genomic window:
- the mmp2 gene encoding 72 kDa type IV collagenase, translated as MEIHLSFKFVGCICKVLLLQLSIFHPTSAPPPPTFRLSEDVAGRELIPSPIIKFPGDVSPKTDKELALQYLNKYYGCPKDSCNLFVLKDTLKKMQKFFGLPQTGELDQNTVETMRKPRCGNPDVANYNFFPRKPKWEKNLITYRILGYTPDLDSETVDDAFARAFKVWSDVTPLSFSRIHDGEADIMINFGRWEHGDGYPFDGKDGLLAHAFAPGPGVGGDSHFDDDELWTLGEGQVVRVKYGNADGEFCKFPYLFNGKEYNSCTNEGRSDGFLWCSTTYNFDTDGKYGFCPHESLFTMAGNADGQPCKFPFKFQGSTYDSCTTEGRTDGYRWCATTEDYDRDKKFGFCPETAMSTVGGNSEGAPCVFPFIFLGNKYESCTSSGRQDGKMWCSSTSNYDEDRKWGFCPDQGYSLFLVAAHEFGHAMGLEHSEDPGALMAPIYTYTKYFRLSQDDVQGIQELYGGSTDVGPGPSPTLGPVTPELCGQDIVFDAVAQIRGEIFFFKDRFIWRTANQRDRLTGPLLTATFWSEVPEKVDAVYEAPQEEKTVFFSGNEYWIYSASTLERGYPKRLTSLGLPPDVQHVNAAFNWSKNKKTYIFAGDKFWRYNEVKKKMDPGFPKLIADAWNGVPDNLDAVLDVSGSGHSYFFKDWYYLKLEDQSLKIVKVGNVKSDWLGC; from the exons ATGGAGATCCATCTTTCCTTCAAGTTTGTTGGGTGCATTTGCAAAGTCCTTTTGCTCCAGCTTTCCATCTTCCACCCGACGTCGGCTCCTCCACCACCAACGTTCAGGCTTTCCGAAGACGTAGCAGGCCGAGAACTGATACCATCGCCCATCATTAAGTTTCCAGGGGATGTTTCTCCCAAAACAGACAAAGAACTGGCCTTG CAATACCTCAACAAGTACTATGGGTGCCCCAAAGACAGCTGCAATCTCTTTGTGCTGAAAGATACTCTGAAGAAAATGCAGAAATTCTTCGGGCTTCCTCAGACCGGAGAActggatcaaaacactgtagaaaCCATGAGGAAGCCTCGTTGCGGTAATCCGGATGTAGCCAACTACAATTTCTTCCCAAGGAAACCAAAATGGGAGAAAAATCTGATCACATACAG GATTTTAGGATACACCCCAGATCTGGACTCTGAAACAGTGGATGATGCTTTTGCCCGAGCCTTCAAAGTCTGGAGTGATGTCACACCACTGAGTTTCTCCCGAATTCATGATGGGGAAGCAGATATCATGATCAATTTTGGACGATGgg aACATGGTGATGGATACCCTTTTGATGGCAAAGATGGACTCTTGGCTCATGCATTTGCACCCGGACCAGGCGTGGGAGGAGACTCACATTTTGATGATGACGAACTTTGGACATTGGGTGAAGGACAGG TTGTTAGGGTGAaatatggcaatgcagatggaGAGTTCTGCAAATTCCCCTACTTGTTCAATGGCAAAGAATACAACAGCTGTACTAATGAAGGACGCAGCGATGGCTTCCTTTGGTGTTCGACAACATACAACTTTGATACAGATGGCAAATACGGATTCTGCCCCCACGAAT CTCTTTTCACAATGGCTGGCAATGCCGATGGGCAGCCTTGCAAGTTCCCCTTCAAATTTCAAGGAAGCACCTATGACAGCTGTACAACTGAAGGAAGAACTGATGGATACCGATGGTGTGCAACCACTGAAGATTATGACCGCGACAAGAAGTTTGGATTCTGCCCAGAGACAG CAATGTCAACCGTTGGTGGGAACTCAGAAGGTGCCCCCTGTGTGTTTCCATTCATCTTCCTGGGAAACAAGTATGAATCCTGTACCAGTTCAGGACGCCAAGATGGGAAAATGTGGTGCTCTTCAACTAGCAACTATGATGAAGACCGCAAGTGGGGATTTTGTCCAGACCAAG GCTACAGCCTTTTCTTGGTTGCTGCTCATGAATTTGGCCATGCCATGGGACTAGAACACTCTGAAGACCCCGGTGCCCTCATGGCTCCCATCTATACCTATACCAAGTACTTCCGACTTTCCCAGGATGACGTTCAAGGAATCCAGGAGCTTTATG GAGGTTCGACTGATGTTGGGCCAGGTCCAAGTCCAACCCTTGGGCCCGTTACTCCTGAACTGTGTGGTCAAGACATTGTATTTGATGCTGTTGCTCAAATCAGAGGGGAGATCTTCTTCTTCAAAGACCG ATTCATCTGGAGGACAGCAAACCAACGGGACAGGCTTACGGGTCCTTTGCTCACTGCAACGTTTTGGTCTGAAGTGCCAGAAAAAGTCGATGCTGTCTATGAAGCCCCTCAGGAGGAGAAGACGGTCTTCTTTTCAG gaAACGAATACTGGATTTACTCCGCCAGCACTTTGGAAAGAGGTTATCCGAAACGGCTTACCAGTCTGGGGCTACCTCCTGATGTGCAGCATGTCAATGCGGCTTTTAACTGGAGCAAGAACAAGAAGACCTACATTTTTGCTGGGGACAAATTTTGGAG GTACAATGAAGTAAAGAAGAAAATGGATCCCGGCTTCCCTAAATTAATTGCAGATGCTTGGAATGGGGTTCCAGACAACCTAGACGCTGTGCTGGATGTGAGCGGCAGTG